A part of Larkinella insperata genomic DNA contains:
- a CDS encoding SusC/RagA family TonB-linked outer membrane protein — MEKNLRLRLIVALLLTLFYLKTGDAFAQAPREVKGKITDARTQEGIPGTNVVIKGTTKGVVTDAEGAFTIQAQPADVLVFTFIGYESHEETVGNRTALNVELKASASNLDEVVVIGYGTAKKSDLTGSVVRINAETFKNQPMTQLTDMLTGTIAGFQSNQSASAAGGGSMEIRGPNSLNASTDPLIVLDGVIFNGSIRDINPSDIEAIDILKDASSAAVYGARAASGVVIVTTKKGKTGKPTINLSTKIGVAGVTNNYKPYDAAGYLNFRRDVLQQANPTLPSFYFYDPNNLPSGVTLQQWRAASNNPQADNTNEWLGRLRLFPVEIDNYLAGKTVDWYGMVINPGLRQSHDVSIGGGAERVNYYWSLGYDNNEGVIKGDKFATIRSRLNVDFQVTNWLHAGVNAQFADRDESTVPADTIGMYRNSPYGSEYETDGRLKWYPHDYAGGGAQHPLINYYGQDRFRKTNSLFASIYAKINLPFGIDYKVSFQPRYEFAKDYNFWSSQTINGGATRSNGYGTREETSLYERFIDNLLHWNQKFGAHQFDVTLLYSTEQNRTWFSFITNQTFVPNQNLGYHALQFGSNPSLNNNDTQINGDAAMGRVNYTLMDKYLFTASLRRDGYSAFGQKNPRAFFPAAAFGWVVSDEKFFNVRAINRLKLRLSWGVNGNRAIGAYAALAQLQSNLYYNGSNVQVGVYNSTLSNPDLVWEKTESVNVGFDMGLLNNRIDVSADYYNTNTTDLLMNRLLPELTGFRSIVSNLGRLGNKGIELTINTVNVNQRNLNWKSNLVFSLNRNKIKNLFGDYREVEVNGQTVRQELPDYTNQWFPGQAVDRVWNYDVTGIWQTTEAAEAAKYRMVPGDFKATDLDNNGVYEALKDKTFIGYTQPRYRLGLRNDLTFFRNFTASVFVRADLGHMGPFMDALHNSSETYDRRSSYALPYWTPENQNNEWARPMVNYNAYGGGIMIYKSRSFVRVQDVSLAYNLPPALSKRLKLNNARAFVSARNLLTFSKWPGWDPESGFAPMPRITTVGIDFSL, encoded by the coding sequence ATGGAGAAAAATCTACGATTGAGGCTCATTGTGGCCTTATTGCTGACACTTTTTTATCTAAAAACCGGCGATGCTTTTGCGCAGGCTCCTAGGGAGGTAAAAGGGAAAATAACCGATGCCCGAACTCAGGAAGGTATTCCGGGCACGAACGTAGTAATTAAAGGGACTACCAAAGGGGTGGTCACCGATGCCGAAGGGGCGTTCACGATCCAGGCCCAGCCAGCCGATGTGTTGGTTTTTACCTTCATCGGCTACGAAAGTCACGAAGAAACCGTGGGCAACCGTACGGCCCTGAACGTGGAGTTGAAAGCCAGTGCCTCCAACCTCGACGAAGTGGTGGTGATCGGGTACGGTACGGCTAAAAAGAGCGATCTGACCGGCTCGGTGGTGCGCATCAACGCGGAAACGTTTAAAAACCAGCCCATGACGCAGCTCACCGACATGCTGACGGGAACCATCGCCGGGTTTCAGTCCAACCAGAGCGCGTCGGCTGCGGGCGGAGGTTCGATGGAAATCCGGGGGCCCAACTCCCTGAATGCTTCCACCGACCCGCTGATTGTTTTGGATGGTGTGATTTTCAACGGCAGCATCCGGGACATCAACCCGTCGGACATTGAAGCGATTGACATTCTGAAAGACGCCAGTTCGGCGGCCGTATACGGCGCCCGGGCCGCTTCCGGGGTGGTGATTGTCACCACCAAAAAAGGCAAAACCGGCAAACCCACCATCAACCTGTCGACCAAAATTGGCGTGGCTGGGGTCACCAACAACTACAAACCGTACGACGCGGCCGGTTATCTGAACTTTCGCCGGGATGTGCTCCAACAGGCCAATCCGACCCTGCCCAGCTTTTATTTTTATGACCCCAACAACCTGCCGTCCGGCGTGACGCTCCAGCAATGGCGGGCGGCCAGCAACAACCCCCAGGCCGACAACACCAACGAATGGCTAGGCCGTCTGCGCCTGTTTCCGGTTGAAATCGACAACTACCTGGCGGGCAAAACCGTCGACTGGTACGGCATGGTCATCAACCCCGGTCTGCGACAGAGCCACGACGTGAGCATCGGCGGAGGAGCCGAGCGCGTCAATTACTACTGGTCGCTGGGTTACGACAACAACGAAGGCGTGATTAAAGGGGATAAATTTGCCACCATTCGCAGCCGCCTGAACGTGGATTTCCAGGTAACCAACTGGCTGCACGCGGGCGTCAACGCCCAGTTTGCCGACCGCGACGAAAGCACGGTTCCGGCCGATACCATCGGGATGTATCGCAACAGCCCCTACGGTTCGGAGTATGAAACCGATGGCCGGTTGAAATGGTATCCGCACGACTACGCGGGCGGGGGCGCTCAACACCCCCTCATCAACTACTACGGCCAGGACCGGTTTCGGAAAACAAATAGCCTGTTTGCGTCGATCTACGCCAAAATCAACCTGCCCTTTGGCATCGATTACAAAGTATCATTCCAGCCGCGTTACGAATTTGCCAAAGACTATAACTTCTGGTCGTCGCAGACCATTAACGGGGGCGCTACCCGCTCGAACGGCTACGGCACGCGGGAAGAAACGTCTCTCTATGAACGGTTTATCGACAACCTGCTGCACTGGAACCAGAAGTTTGGCGCCCATCAGTTTGACGTGACGCTGCTCTACAGCACGGAGCAGAACCGTACGTGGTTTTCGTTCATTACCAACCAGACCTTCGTGCCGAATCAGAACCTGGGCTACCACGCCCTGCAATTCGGCTCCAACCCGTCGCTCAACAACAACGACACGCAGATCAACGGCGATGCGGCCATGGGACGGGTCAATTACACGCTGATGGACAAATACCTTTTTACGGCTTCGCTCCGGCGCGACGGCTACTCGGCGTTTGGTCAGAAAAACCCGCGGGCCTTTTTCCCGGCTGCGGCCTTTGGCTGGGTGGTGTCGGACGAAAAGTTTTTCAATGTTCGGGCCATTAACCGGCTGAAACTGCGGCTTTCCTGGGGCGTAAACGGCAACCGGGCCATTGGCGCCTACGCGGCTCTGGCGCAACTGCAGTCCAACCTCTACTACAACGGTTCGAACGTGCAGGTCGGCGTATACAACAGTACGTTATCGAATCCAGATCTGGTCTGGGAGAAAACCGAGTCGGTCAACGTGGGTTTTGACATGGGTCTGCTCAACAACCGGATCGATGTGAGCGCCGATTATTACAACACCAACACAACGGACCTGCTCATGAACCGCCTGCTGCCCGAGCTGACGGGTTTCAGAAGCATCGTCTCCAACCTGGGCCGGCTCGGCAACAAGGGCATCGAACTGACCATCAACACCGTCAATGTCAACCAGCGGAACCTGAACTGGAAGTCGAACCTGGTCTTTTCACTGAACCGCAACAAGATCAAAAATCTCTTTGGCGACTACCGGGAAGTGGAGGTAAACGGCCAGACCGTCCGGCAGGAGCTGCCGGATTATACCAACCAGTGGTTTCCCGGCCAGGCCGTAGACCGCGTCTGGAACTACGACGTGACGGGCATCTGGCAAACCACGGAAGCCGCCGAAGCCGCCAAGTACCGGATGGTGCCCGGCGATTTTAAAGCCACCGACCTGGACAACAACGGCGTTTACGAAGCCCTGAAAGACAAAACGTTCATCGGCTACACCCAGCCCCGCTACCGGCTCGGTCTGCGCAACGATCTGACGTTTTTCCGGAACTTCACGGCTTCGGTTTTCGTGCGCGCCGACCTGGGCCACATGGGACCTTTCATGGATGCCCTGCACAACAGTTCGGAAACCTACGACCGCCGAAGCTCCTACGCCCTGCCCTACTGGACGCCCGAAAATCAGAACAACGAGTGGGCCCGCCCGATGGTCAATTACAACGCCTACGGGGGTGGTATCATGATCTACAAATCCCGTTCGTTTGTGCGCGTTCAGGATGTGTCGCTGGCCTACAACCTGCCGCCCGCCCTGTCGAAGCGCCTGAAACTGAACAACGCCCGCGCGTTTGTTTCGGCCCGCAACCTGCTCACGTTCAGCAAATGGCCCGGCTGGGATCCCGAATCGGGCTTTGCGCCGATGCCCCGCATCACCACGGTCGGTATCGATTTCTCCCTGTAA
- a CDS encoding RagB/SusD family nutrient uptake outer membrane protein, producing the protein MKRIITLCSALFVLLSLSSCKEEWLKPKPLSFFAPENVYVDKAGFESLLITMRKDLKSENTGPINFLINEFAASDLAVASVQLDFYKLTPNTDRYYKYLAMFTSAYASIKNANVLISRIDDITWSNPEERNAILSEALWHRAYWYYRLVNSYGDVPFISQELTGAKLDFATHSRWAILKKIQTDLEFAVQNLPVKASPGVISKGAGDHLLAKVYLANLEFDKAIEASSRVINGPYALMKSRFGVSAGDAKRDLMWDLHRPKNFNLATNTETILAIVDRFEAPPGARSQGLYTMRHYNCAWWNTIVRDSQGKAGMVASGPMYDSLGRGNGNVRLDAFYQYSLWNYKNTNWRNTPDLRRSNNNWVDLHEIKYNNPASVDYGKPINVSYLAAPADTFYAFYAMPHYIVYVPQDDALAIPMGGNGDWYVYRLAETYLIRAEAQYWKGNLAAAAEDLNVVRERAKALPITASEVTVDFIFDERARELFAEEPRHSELVRASYILAKQNKSGYSLDNFSQKNYYYDRVRKLNNFYDRKVQYIGNTADIAPFHVLWPIPSSVITANTLGIINQNKGYDGAERNVPPLETIE; encoded by the coding sequence ATGAAACGGATTATCACCCTATGTTCGGCGTTGTTCGTGCTGCTGTCGCTTTCCTCCTGTAAGGAAGAATGGCTGAAGCCCAAGCCGCTTTCGTTTTTCGCGCCCGAAAACGTGTACGTTGACAAAGCCGGATTTGAGTCACTGCTGATTACGATGCGGAAAGACCTGAAAAGTGAAAACACGGGTCCCATCAACTTTCTGATCAATGAATTTGCCGCATCGGACCTGGCCGTGGCCAGCGTGCAGCTCGACTTTTACAAACTGACGCCGAACACCGACCGGTATTACAAGTACCTGGCCATGTTTACCTCGGCCTACGCGTCGATCAAAAACGCGAACGTGCTGATTTCCCGCATCGACGACATTACGTGGAGCAACCCGGAGGAGCGCAACGCCATCCTGTCCGAAGCCCTCTGGCACCGCGCCTACTGGTATTACCGGCTGGTGAACTCGTACGGCGACGTGCCCTTTATCAGCCAGGAACTCACCGGGGCCAAACTCGACTTTGCCACCCACAGCCGCTGGGCGATTCTCAAAAAGATTCAGACCGACCTGGAATTTGCCGTTCAGAACCTGCCCGTCAAAGCCAGCCCCGGCGTGATTTCGAAGGGCGCGGGCGATCATTTGCTGGCAAAAGTGTATCTGGCCAATCTGGAATTTGACAAAGCCATCGAAGCCTCCAGCCGCGTCATCAACGGCCCGTACGCCCTGATGAAAAGCCGGTTTGGCGTGTCGGCGGGTGATGCAAAACGGGATTTGATGTGGGATTTGCACCGCCCCAAAAACTTTAACCTGGCAACCAACACCGAAACCATCCTGGCGATTGTCGACCGGTTTGAAGCGCCACCGGGGGCGCGCTCGCAGGGCTTGTACACCATGCGGCATTACAACTGCGCCTGGTGGAACACCATCGTGCGCGACAGCCAGGGCAAGGCCGGCATGGTCGCCAGCGGTCCGATGTACGATTCGCTGGGGCGCGGCAACGGCAACGTGCGGCTGGATGCGTTCTACCAGTATTCGCTCTGGAACTACAAAAACACCAACTGGCGCAACACGCCCGACCTGCGCCGGAGCAACAACAACTGGGTGGACCTGCACGAAATCAAGTACAACAACCCGGCCTCGGTCGATTACGGCAAACCGATCAACGTTTCGTACCTGGCCGCCCCCGCCGACACCTTCTACGCGTTTTACGCCATGCCGCATTACATCGTGTACGTGCCGCAGGACGACGCGCTGGCCATTCCAATGGGCGGCAACGGCGACTGGTACGTGTACCGACTGGCCGAAACCTACCTGATCCGGGCCGAAGCCCAGTACTGGAAGGGTAACCTGGCCGCAGCCGCTGAGGATTTGAATGTGGTTCGCGAGCGGGCCAAAGCTTTACCCATTACGGCAAGTGAGGTAACGGTCGACTTCATTTTCGACGAACGCGCCCGGGAACTGTTCGCCGAAGAACCCCGGCACTCCGAACTCGTGCGGGCGTCGTACATCCTGGCGAAACAAAACAAGTCGGGGTACTCACTGGACAATTTCAGTCAGAAAAACTATTACTACGACCGCGTCCGGAAGCTCAACAACTTCTACGACCGGAAGGTCCAGTACATCGGCAACACGGCCGACATCGCGCCCTTCCACGTGTTGTGGCCCATTCCGTCGAGCGTCATCACCGCCAACACGCTGGGGATCATCAACCAGAACAAGGGCTACGACGGAGCCGAGCGGAACGTTCCTCCGCTGGAAACCATCGAATAA
- a CDS encoding DegT/DnrJ/EryC1/StrS family aminotransferase: MKKNVSRREFIRRNSLTGLGAVLTPALLASGIDHPAAAGLPSTPTVLPSSSGQAALLGGNPIRTKAWPTWPIWKPETDEQQLLEVIRSGVWSRAKVATEFEQKWAQALGAKRSLLVVNGTNALIIALNQLNVRAGDEVIVPPYTFIATVSAVLATGAMPVFVDVDPETFQIDPAKIEAKITPRTKAIIPVHILGLPADMTRIMPIAKKHNLVVIEDACQAHLAEINHQKVGTIGNAGCFSFQNSKNLAIGEGGAVVSNDDGFMDRCFSYQNYGNPYGTAVGSVSTGSVMQGTKLRTTEYQAAIGLALLKRLDGETTTRNENAAYLKAKIKDIPGIVPYKLYDNVTRAAFHLFPFRYQKEGFKGLPRASFLKALQAEGIPCSSGYATLNNQQYLNDAFQSKNFRKTYPKEMLDFKQYVARNHCPQNDNLCNEEAVWFTQNMLLGPRSDMDEIAAAIEKVHKNADQLVKLNQK, encoded by the coding sequence ATGAAAAAGAACGTTTCAAGACGTGAGTTCATCAGACGGAATTCATTGACCGGACTGGGCGCCGTGCTGACGCCCGCGCTGCTGGCTTCCGGAATCGACCATCCGGCGGCTGCCGGGCTGCCTTCCACCCCCACAGTGCTGCCCAGTTCGTCGGGTCAAGCCGCGCTGCTGGGCGGTAATCCCATCCGGACGAAAGCGTGGCCGACCTGGCCAATCTGGAAGCCTGAAACCGATGAGCAGCAATTGCTGGAAGTGATCCGAAGCGGGGTCTGGTCGCGGGCAAAGGTGGCCACGGAATTTGAGCAGAAATGGGCGCAAGCCCTGGGTGCCAAACGGAGCTTGCTGGTGGTCAACGGCACCAACGCCCTGATCATCGCCCTGAACCAGTTGAACGTCCGGGCCGGCGATGAAGTCATCGTGCCCCCGTACACCTTCATTGCCACGGTATCGGCGGTGCTGGCCACGGGTGCCATGCCGGTTTTTGTGGACGTCGACCCCGAAACGTTTCAGATCGATCCGGCCAAAATTGAAGCCAAAATCACCCCCCGCACCAAAGCCATCATTCCGGTTCACATCCTGGGCCTGCCCGCCGACATGACCCGGATTATGCCGATTGCCAAAAAACACAACCTGGTGGTGATTGAAGACGCCTGTCAGGCCCACCTGGCCGAAATCAATCACCAGAAAGTGGGCACCATCGGCAACGCCGGATGCTTCAGCTTTCAGAATTCGAAGAACCTCGCCATCGGTGAAGGCGGGGCCGTGGTCAGCAACGACGACGGCTTCATGGACCGTTGTTTCTCCTACCAGAACTACGGAAATCCGTACGGCACGGCGGTCGGGTCGGTCAGTACCGGCAGTGTTATGCAGGGCACCAAACTCCGCACCACCGAGTATCAGGCCGCCATCGGTCTGGCCCTGTTGAAACGGCTCGACGGCGAAACCACGACACGCAACGAAAACGCGGCTTACCTGAAAGCGAAAATCAAGGATATTCCGGGCATTGTTCCCTACAAGCTCTACGACAACGTGACGCGGGCGGCTTTTCACCTGTTTCCGTTCCGCTACCAGAAAGAGGGATTCAAGGGACTGCCCAGAGCCAGTTTCCTGAAGGCGTTGCAGGCCGAAGGCATTCCGTGTTCGAGCGGATACGCCACGCTAAACAACCAGCAGTACCTCAACGACGCGTTTCAGTCCAAGAATTTCCGAAAAACCTATCCGAAGGAAATGCTCGATTTCAAGCAGTACGTCGCCCGGAATCATTGCCCGCAGAACGACAACCTGTGCAACGAGGAAGCCGTCTGGTTTACGCAGAATATGCTGCTCGGCCCCCGGTCGGACATGGACGAAATTGCCGCAGCCATCGAAAAAGTCCATAAAAACGCGGATCAACTGGTTAAGTTGAATCAAAAATGA
- a CDS encoding neutral/alkaline non-lysosomal ceramidase N-terminal domain-containing protein: MKQTWPYLLVVGFLLIFVAKAGGKPPGLATGWKAGVARTVITPKPGLWMAGFAVRNRPADGTLHDLWAKALVLEDESGKQAVLVTTDLLGFPQKLSERIRTQLTAKYKLSKAQIILNGSHTHSGPVLQDALTDIYPFESDQVAKIAQYSATLETQIVELVGNALKNREAVTLHAQNGVTRFQVNRRNNNAAVLHRLPELRGPNEYAVPVLKVLNAKGDLKAVTFGYACHPTVLDSYQWSGDYAGFAQLELEKAHPGVTALFFQGAGADQNALPRHTVPLAQQYGRELAAAVERVLAEPMRNLSARLTTAYSEVDLTFAKSPTEADLQAITKSDVPYQKRYAERMLAQLKRGEPFPKSYAYPVQVWQLGEQPLISLGGEVVIEYAIKLKQIFGPDTFVAAYSNDVMGYIPSTTVLREGGYEGDSSQMVYGLPSVWSSTIEATILAEVIKVARQAGLPTP, encoded by the coding sequence ATGAAACAAACGTGGCCCTATTTACTGGTGGTCGGCTTCCTGCTGATCTTCGTCGCCAAAGCGGGCGGAAAGCCGCCGGGGTTGGCGACGGGCTGGAAAGCCGGAGTTGCCCGAACCGTCATCACCCCCAAACCCGGCCTGTGGATGGCCGGGTTTGCCGTCCGCAACCGCCCGGCCGACGGCACGCTGCACGACCTCTGGGCCAAGGCGCTGGTGCTGGAAGACGAAAGTGGAAAGCAGGCTGTGCTCGTCACGACGGATTTGCTGGGCTTTCCCCAGAAACTTTCGGAACGCATCCGGACGCAATTGACAGCGAAATACAAGTTGTCAAAGGCGCAGATTATTCTCAACGGGTCGCATACGCACTCGGGGCCGGTCCTGCAGGATGCGCTGACGGACATATACCCTTTTGAATCCGATCAGGTCGCTAAAATCGCGCAGTATTCCGCCACGCTGGAAACCCAGATCGTCGAACTGGTCGGCAACGCCCTGAAAAACCGGGAAGCCGTCACGCTGCACGCGCAGAACGGCGTCACCCGGTTTCAGGTCAACCGGCGCAACAACAACGCGGCCGTGCTCCACCGCCTGCCAGAACTCCGGGGTCCGAACGAATACGCCGTGCCGGTGCTCAAGGTGCTGAACGCGAAAGGCGACCTCAAAGCCGTAACCTTCGGGTACGCCTGCCACCCAACGGTATTGGATAGTTACCAGTGGTCGGGCGATTACGCTGGGTTTGCCCAACTCGAACTGGAAAAAGCCCATCCGGGCGTGACGGCCCTGTTTTTTCAGGGCGCCGGGGCCGACCAGAACGCCCTGCCTCGGCACACAGTGCCGCTGGCGCAGCAGTACGGGCGCGAACTGGCCGCTGCGGTTGAACGGGTGCTGGCCGAACCCATGCGCAACCTGTCGGCCCGGCTGACAACCGCCTATTCCGAAGTTGACCTTACTTTTGCCAAGTCGCCCACGGAAGCCGATTTACAAGCCATTACGAAATCCGACGTACCGTATCAGAAACGGTATGCCGAACGGATGCTGGCCCAACTCAAACGGGGTGAACCGTTTCCCAAATCCTACGCCTACCCGGTGCAGGTCTGGCAACTAGGCGAGCAGCCGTTGATTAGCCTGGGGGGCGAAGTGGTGATTGAATACGCCATCAAACTGAAACAGATTTTCGGCCCGGATACGTTTGTGGCGGCTTATTCCAACGATGTGATGGGCTACATTCCGTCGACCACGGTGTTGCGGGAGGGCGGCTACGAAGGCGATTCGTCGCAGATGGTATACGGTTTGCCGAGCGTCTGGTCGTCCACCATCGAAGCCACCATTTTGGCTGAAGTCATTAAAGTTGCCCGGCAGGCCGGACTGCCAACACCCTGA
- a CDS encoding Gfo/Idh/MocA family protein encodes MKNTKGNTSHENRRDFIRKSVAGTAVLWAGGVLPGFSPKSYARILGANEKVRVGMMGVNSRGLALASNYALQPNCEVISVSDVDTRAAEKCITTVEGLQKSKPKNQPDFRKALEDKDLDALVVAAPDHWHAPAAILASKAGKHVYLEKPCSHNPHEGELLMAVQKKYKTVIQMGNQRRSWPKVAQAIKEVQNGLIGRPYFAKGWYTNNRASIGVGKEAPVPTWLNYDLWQGPAPRRPYKDNLIHYNWHWLWNWGTGEALNNGTHMVDLMRWGLGVDYPTQVTSSGGRYRYKDDWETPDTQVINWEFANNTGMTWEGRSCNGKTVEDTSTGIVFYGDSGSVLIDSGNSYKVFDLENKLVKDVKNDITINARDRMNPSQALDAIHIQNFFDGIKKGAPLASNIESGHQSTLLVQLGNIALRSGGALQTDPANGHIKNNKEAQKLWKREYEKGWEPTV; translated from the coding sequence ATGAAAAACACCAAAGGCAACACCTCCCACGAAAACCGCAGAGACTTCATTCGAAAATCCGTTGCTGGCACCGCCGTGCTCTGGGCGGGTGGCGTTCTGCCCGGTTTCAGTCCGAAAAGCTACGCCCGCATCCTGGGGGCCAACGAGAAGGTCCGAGTCGGTATGATGGGCGTCAATAGCCGGGGTCTGGCGCTGGCGAGCAACTACGCCCTGCAACCCAATTGCGAAGTCATTTCAGTTTCGGACGTTGATACGCGGGCCGCGGAGAAATGCATCACCACGGTAGAAGGGCTGCAAAAGTCGAAGCCGAAAAATCAGCCGGATTTCCGGAAGGCGCTGGAAGACAAAGACCTGGATGCGCTGGTCGTGGCCGCTCCCGACCACTGGCACGCTCCGGCGGCTATTCTGGCGTCGAAAGCCGGCAAGCACGTGTACCTCGAAAAACCGTGCAGCCACAACCCGCACGAGGGCGAACTGCTGATGGCCGTTCAGAAAAAGTACAAGACTGTGATTCAGATGGGCAACCAGCGCCGGTCGTGGCCCAAGGTGGCGCAGGCCATCAAGGAAGTCCAGAATGGCCTCATCGGTCGGCCCTACTTCGCCAAAGGCTGGTACACCAATAACCGGGCGTCGATCGGCGTCGGGAAAGAAGCGCCCGTTCCGACCTGGCTGAACTACGATCTGTGGCAGGGACCCGCGCCCCGGCGGCCTTATAAAGACAACCTGATTCACTACAACTGGCACTGGCTCTGGAACTGGGGCACCGGCGAAGCGCTCAACAACGGCACCCACATGGTGGACCTGATGCGCTGGGGGCTGGGCGTCGATTACCCCACGCAGGTTACCTCGTCGGGCGGCCGCTACCGCTACAAAGACGACTGGGAAACCCCCGACACGCAGGTGATCAACTGGGAGTTTGCCAACAACACCGGTATGACCTGGGAAGGTCGGAGCTGCAACGGAAAAACCGTTGAAGACACCAGCACGGGCATCGTTTTTTACGGCGATTCGGGTTCCGTACTGATCGACAGCGGTAATTCGTACAAAGTCTTTGACCTGGAAAACAAACTGGTGAAAGATGTCAAAAACGACATTACGATCAACGCCCGCGACCGCATGAACCCCTCGCAGGCGCTGGATGCGATCCACATTCAGAACTTCTTCGACGGCATTAAGAAGGGCGCTCCCCTGGCTTCCAACATTGAAAGCGGTCACCAAAGCACCCTGCTGGTTCAGTTGGGCAACATTGCCCTGCGTTCGGGCGGGGCGCTGCAAACGGACCCGGCCAACGGCCACATCAAAAATAACAAGGAAGCCCAGAAACTGTGGAAACGCGAGTATGAGAAGGGCTGGGAGCCAACGGTTTAA
- a CDS encoding sugar MFS transporter yields the protein MKSNTIAIDVSSLDKRDTTISILLIGLMFFIFGFISWVNSILIPYFKIACELTSFQAYLVAFAFYIAYFIMSVPASYLLKVAGFKKGMMVGFWAMALGAFIFIPAAYTRTYGIFLMGLFTIGIGLAILQTASNPYITILGPKERAAQRISLMGICNKAAGILSPIVFAAVILRPTDTDLFAQLGTMTEVQRSAALDELIRRVIPPYAVLGTFLFVLGYLVYRSPLPELNTEHETPEVATANAGKTSIFQFPHLILGAVAIFLHVGTQVIAIDTIISYAGSMGIDLLEAKVFPSYTLFCTICGYLIGIVTIPRFISQVNALRICTVLGAVFTLLIIFAKGSFIFLGHATDVSIWFVVLLGLANSLVWAGIWPLALDGLGRFTKLGASILIMGLCGNAIMPLIYGYLADVYDLRVAYWVLFPCYLYLVYYAVKGHQLRKWGF from the coding sequence ATGAAATCGAATACCATCGCCATCGACGTCAGCAGCCTCGACAAGCGGGATACCACCATTTCCATTCTGTTGATCGGACTGATGTTTTTTATCTTCGGATTCATTTCCTGGGTAAACTCCATCCTGATTCCGTACTTCAAAATTGCCTGTGAACTGACGAGCTTTCAGGCGTATCTGGTGGCGTTTGCTTTTTACATTGCCTACTTCATCATGTCGGTGCCCGCTTCCTACCTGCTGAAGGTGGCGGGTTTCAAGAAGGGCATGATGGTTGGCTTCTGGGCGATGGCGCTGGGGGCGTTTATCTTCATTCCGGCGGCTTACACGCGGACGTACGGCATTTTCCTGATGGGGTTGTTCACCATCGGCATTGGCCTGGCCATTCTGCAAACGGCTTCCAACCCGTACATCACCATTCTGGGGCCGAAAGAACGGGCCGCGCAGCGCATCAGCCTCATGGGTATTTGCAACAAAGCCGCCGGTATTCTGTCGCCGATTGTGTTTGCCGCCGTGATTTTACGCCCCACGGATACCGACCTGTTTGCCCAGCTTGGCACGATGACCGAGGTGCAGCGGAGCGCGGCCCTGGATGAGCTGATTCGCCGGGTGATTCCGCCCTACGCCGTGCTGGGAACCTTCCTGTTCGTGCTGGGCTATCTGGTGTACCGCTCCCCCCTGCCCGAACTCAACACGGAACACGAAACGCCCGAGGTGGCCACGGCCAACGCCGGTAAAACCAGCATCTTTCAGTTTCCGCACCTGATTCTGGGCGCGGTGGCCATTTTCCTGCACGTCGGTACGCAGGTGATCGCCATCGACACAATCATCAGTTACGCCGGTTCGATGGGCATCGACCTGCTGGAAGCCAAGGTTTTCCCTTCCTACACGCTGTTTTGCACCATCTGCGGCTACCTGATCGGCATCGTTACCATTCCCCGCTTCATCAGCCAGGTAAACGCCCTGCGGATTTGCACGGTATTGGGCGCGGTTTTTACGCTGCTCATCATCTTTGCAAAGGGTTCGTTCATCTTTCTGGGCCACGCAACCGACGTTTCCATCTGGTTTGTGGTGCTGCTGGGGCTGGCGAATTCGCTGGTTTGGGCGGGCATCTGGCCGCTGGCGCTGGACGGTCTGGGACGGTTTACGAAACTGGGCGCTTCCATCCTGATCATGGGTCTGTGCGGCAACGCCATCATGCCGCTGATCTACGGGTATCTGGCCGATGTGTATGACCTGCGCGTGGCCTACTGGGTTCTTTTTCCCTGTTACCTCTATCTCGTTTATTACGCCGTAAAAGGCCACCAACTGCGCAAATGGGGATTCTGA